One part of the Amaranthus tricolor cultivar Red isolate AtriRed21 chromosome 16, ASM2621246v1, whole genome shotgun sequence genome encodes these proteins:
- the LOC130803142 gene encoding uncharacterized protein LOC130803142: protein MESKASRKEVEVEVEVEENKKPFPRARTLSSKENMENFEVGETSFRVYYGANGASIPFMWESQPGTPKHPIFHKNDTSIILPPLTPPPSYSQRACKDNFLKKKSSKNMIFRAFLSSIIRRRHSRSHVNPTSSLSFSNSNSSPLSWSSSSTNSSFSLSPPRKKYNKSHRKSFSFCSPREKSPLFYKEEEDQQDVGYYYSKMCFGFKKQQGCYSMQDMKDALFSIKGH from the coding sequence ATGGAGAGCAAAGCTTCTAGAAAGGAGGTCGAGGTCGAGGTTGAGGTCGAGGAAAATAAGAAGCCATTTCCTAGGGCAAGAACATTGTCATCCAAGGaaaatatggaaaattttgaaGTTGGGGAAACTTCTTTTAGGGTATATTATGGAGCAAATGGTGCATCAATACCTTTTATGTGGGAATCTCAACCAGGTACACCTAAACACcctatttttcacaaaaatgaTACTTCTATTATACTTCCTCCCCTTACACCCCCTCCCTCTTACTCTCAGCGAGCGTGTAAAGACaactttttaaagaaaaaaagctcaaaaaatatgatttttcgAGCTTTTCTCTCCTCGATTATTCGAAGGAGACACTCTCGTTCTCATGTTAACCCTACATCATCTTTATCattttctaattctaattctagCCCGTTATCATGGTCTTCCTCATCGACAAACTCATCATTTTCTCTGTCACCACctcgaaaaaaatataataaatctcATAGAAAGAGTTTCTCGTTCTGTTCCCCTAGAGAAAAGAGTCCCCTTTTTTATAAAGAGGAAGAAGATCAACAAGATGTGggatattattattcaaaaatgtGTTTTGGGTTCAAAAAGCAACAAGGATGTTACTCTATGCAAGATATGAAGGATGCACTTTTCTCCATTAAAGGacattga